One Euphorbia lathyris chromosome 1, ddEupLath1.1, whole genome shotgun sequence DNA segment encodes these proteins:
- the LOC136217626 gene encoding uncharacterized protein, translating to MEKDGIEGIMISGKFPEIWKLELGAVMVVSSTVLFIAFSKHKTLPSRPTTLNLRSCLSSDEKRKERSKKKKKRVKFAENVKDTKGNGEEYRKEKEKIDRICRNDINKIHANRLALYNGILRDRVHRPQCSY from the exons atttctggaaaatttccagaaatctggaaattagaATTGGGAGCTGTTATGGTTGTTTCTAGCACTGTtctttttattgccttttccaAGCACAAAACCCTGCCTTCCCGTCCAACTACTCTAAATCTTCGTTCTTGTTTGTCATCtg atgaaaagagaaaggaaaggagtaagaagaagaaaaagagggtCAAATTTGCAGAAAATGTCAAGGATACCAAAGGGAACGGAGAGGAATACaggaaggaaaaggaaaagattGACAGAATTTGCAGAAACGACATTAATAAAATCCATGCTAATAGACTCGCTCTTTACAATGGAATTCTCAGAGATCGTGTGCACAGACCTCaatgttcatattag